From one Vibrio palustris genomic stretch:
- the ppsR gene encoding posphoenolpyruvate synthetase regulatory kinase/phosphorylase PpsR — translation MQTESQSRDVFYVSDGTAITCETIGHVVLGQFPFRANEQTFPFIESNDKLSDLIRQIELSFARNGVRPLVFFSIVVPELRERLCNAPAYCYDVLGSIVQNIKDDTHMEPVPQLQRSRSVGKDTNTYFERIAAIEYTLAHDDGVSLKGLEQADIILLGVSRSGKTPTSLYMAMQFGLRVVNYPFIADDIRALRLLPIFEMHRHKLFGLTIDAERLTEIRENRMAGSTYASNQQCQTELATVENLFRREAVPYINTSSLSVEEISARILEKSGLKRRLF, via the coding sequence ATGCAAACAGAAAGTCAAAGTCGTGATGTATTCTACGTTTCCGATGGTACCGCCATCACTTGCGAAACGATCGGCCACGTTGTGCTCGGGCAATTCCCGTTTCGCGCCAATGAGCAAACCTTCCCGTTTATTGAATCCAACGACAAACTCAGCGATCTTATCAGGCAAATTGAGCTCTCGTTTGCCCGCAACGGGGTACGCCCGCTCGTATTTTTTTCTATAGTGGTGCCTGAGCTACGCGAACGTCTGTGCAATGCGCCCGCTTACTGCTATGACGTGCTAGGCAGCATAGTGCAGAATATTAAAGATGATACTCACATGGAGCCAGTACCACAGCTACAGCGCTCACGCAGTGTTGGTAAAGACACCAATACCTATTTTGAACGAATTGCGGCTATCGAGTATACGCTGGCACATGATGATGGGGTGTCACTCAAAGGGCTAGAACAGGCGGATATTATTCTGCTCGGTGTCTCGCGCAGCGGCAAAACACCGACCAGCCTCTACATGGCCATGCAATTTGGTTTGCGTGTGGTCAATTATCCGTTTATTGCCGATGATATCCGTGCGCTGCGTTTGCTACCTATATTTGAAATGCACCGTCACAAACTGTTTGGCCTGACGATTGACGCCGAGCGTCTGACCGAGATTCGTGAAAATCGTATGGCGGGCAGCACCTACGCCAGTAACCAGCAGTGCCAGACAGAACTCGCCACCGTAGAAAACTTGTTCCGTCGTGAAGCAGTCCCATACATCAATACGTCATCACTGTCGGTGGAGGAAATTTCCGCCCGTATCCTGGAAAAATCCGGCCTCAAACGGCGTCTATTCTGA
- a CDS encoding Fe(3+) dicitrate ABC transporter substrate-binding protein, which translates to MKWYRFIQTGLLALCLCTAQGAIASDALTAVKHLDNPRVVALEYSFVDALAAIGVSPVGVADDQNPHRIIPQVRRLIKPWTSVGMRSQPNLEVIAQLKPDLIIADAYRHKISLHDLSQIAPTILLKSRGETYQESLDAALKIGKVLGKENAMRQRLAKHHALMNQYKGTFTHQGLVQFANVNDRGMWMHGPTSFTGSLLTYLGLQPALPNLQNSHLMEANLEVLLKVNPDWLFYSQTTHTTVFDSWQTNPLFKLLKVSKSGQAIQVSPQLWSLNRGMLAAEGIAKQLDDIFKQKSE; encoded by the coding sequence ATGAAGTGGTATAGATTCATTCAAACTGGTCTCCTTGCGCTGTGTTTATGCACGGCGCAAGGCGCGATTGCCAGCGATGCACTCACTGCCGTCAAACATCTCGATAACCCACGAGTCGTCGCGCTTGAATACTCGTTTGTCGACGCACTGGCGGCTATCGGGGTCTCTCCTGTCGGGGTGGCTGACGATCAAAACCCACATCGGATTATTCCGCAAGTCAGACGCCTGATTAAACCGTGGACATCGGTTGGCATGCGTTCGCAACCGAATTTAGAGGTTATCGCTCAACTCAAGCCAGACTTAATTATTGCTGATGCGTATCGACACAAAATAAGTCTGCATGATCTTTCACAAATCGCGCCGACCATTTTGCTTAAAAGCCGTGGCGAAACTTATCAAGAGAGTTTGGATGCAGCCCTAAAAATCGGCAAAGTACTTGGCAAAGAAAACGCTATGCGACAGCGCCTTGCCAAACATCACGCATTAATGAATCAGTATAAAGGCACGTTTACTCACCAAGGTTTAGTGCAATTTGCGAACGTTAACGACCGTGGTATGTGGATGCACGGCCCAACATCGTTCACAGGTAGCTTACTGACGTATCTTGGCCTGCAACCTGCTCTTCCAAACCTACAAAATAGCCACCTGATGGAAGCCAACTTAGAGGTATTACTCAAGGTCAACCCGGACTGGCTATTTTACAGTCAAACAACCCACACTACTGTATTTGATAGCTGGCAAACAAATCCACTCTTTAAGCTTTTGAAAGTAAGCAAGAGTGGACAAGCAATACAAGTCTCGCCACAACTGTGGTCACTCAACCGTGGCATGCTCGCCGCAGAAGGGATAGCTAAACAGCTTGATGACATTTTTAAGCAGAAAAGCGAATAG
- a CDS encoding DMT family transporter, producing the protein MPYMMLTLAAMFWGGNYVIGHVLVSEADPILMTESRWLITAILLSVLYSSHIKSDYLKIKKSFFSILLLSIFGQVLFPLTLYIGLQTTTSLNAAIYMSATPCMVLIINRFIFKDTVSRNNIIGVLLSTLGVIYLILKGNITNSNFLNTINVGDVWAMGSAMSWAFYCSFLRIKDKTISSNAFVTTSSVLGAVILSPIVWYYSTTQQQMNLESYTQGSFWLGLMYLVVFPSWLSYVFWNKGIGEIGATRGEIYTHIIPLSGGVFSVLFLGVGLEPFHLVSAIFIALGIWFCSKKEKANVKEINWDTHH; encoded by the coding sequence ATGCCCTACATGATGTTAACTTTGGCTGCTATGTTCTGGGGAGGAAACTATGTCATTGGTCATGTCTTAGTTTCAGAAGCTGATCCAATACTGATGACAGAATCCAGATGGCTTATAACAGCAATTTTATTATCGGTTCTTTACTCTTCTCATATAAAAAGTGATTACCTAAAGATTAAAAAGTCATTTTTTTCAATATTATTACTTTCAATTTTTGGACAAGTTTTATTTCCGCTCACTCTTTACATTGGGTTACAAACAACAACATCACTTAATGCTGCGATTTATATGTCAGCAACTCCATGTATGGTTTTAATTATCAATAGATTCATTTTTAAGGATACTGTTAGCAGAAATAACATAATAGGTGTTTTGTTGAGCACGCTGGGGGTTATTTATCTGATATTGAAAGGAAATATAACAAATTCAAACTTTTTAAATACCATAAACGTTGGTGATGTATGGGCTATGGGATCAGCAATGAGTTGGGCCTTTTATTGCTCATTTCTACGTATTAAAGATAAAACCATAAGTAGCAATGCATTTGTCACGACCAGTTCGGTATTGGGTGCTGTAATCCTGTCGCCTATAGTGTGGTACTACAGTACAACTCAGCAACAAATGAACCTTGAGTCCTACACTCAAGGATCATTTTGGCTTGGTCTTATGTACTTAGTTGTTTTCCCATCTTGGCTATCTTATGTTTTTTGGAATAAGGGGATCGGTGAAATAGGAGCAACACGCGGTGAAATATATACACACATTATTCCTTTATCAGGAGGGGTATTCAGCGTCCTTTTCCTAGGAGTAGGACTGGAGCCATTTCATCTTGTGAGTGCCATTTTTATTGCGTTAGGTATCTGGTTTTGTTCAAAAAAAGAAAAAGCTAATGTGAAAGAAATTAACTGGGACACACACCATTAA
- a CDS encoding FecCD family ABC transporter permease: protein MPILIWLLLMIFLLSGSVFSLLSWSSFLLTWDDLTGYLLAFDPTNMQQQILASIRMPRLLTGLMIGANLAIAGALMQGLSRNALASPSILGINAGAACCMALATIGVPILSDLPSLVVAALGGVVSGALVMSLGGFFSQRPHPLKLVLAGMAISALLIGITRAAVILADDKAYSVINWLAGSLSSAGWAQWHSLWPASLVGLMLAAYVAKNLNLLALGNDVATSLGLNIRRTCLVTCLAVVLLTASSVAIAGSIGFVGMLIPHIARRVVGYNFLMLLPACALLGAGLIVWADSFSRAIAFPAETPVGVLTALLGTPFFVILAMRGKS from the coding sequence ATGCCAATTTTGATTTGGCTTTTATTAATGATTTTCTTGCTTTCGGGCAGCGTATTTTCGTTACTCTCTTGGTCGAGTTTTCTGCTCACTTGGGATGACTTAACTGGATACCTTTTGGCGTTTGATCCCACGAATATGCAGCAGCAAATTCTCGCCTCCATTCGTATGCCTAGATTATTAACAGGGCTTATGATCGGTGCCAATTTAGCCATAGCAGGCGCACTTATGCAGGGGTTAAGCCGTAATGCGTTGGCGTCCCCTTCAATATTAGGAATTAATGCAGGCGCGGCGTGTTGTATGGCGCTCGCCACCATTGGAGTTCCCATCTTGAGTGATTTACCAAGTTTGGTTGTCGCGGCATTAGGTGGCGTTGTCAGTGGGGCATTGGTGATGAGTTTAGGCGGGTTTTTTTCACAACGACCACACCCATTAAAACTGGTATTAGCGGGTATGGCGATAAGTGCCTTATTGATTGGCATCACGCGGGCTGCAGTAATATTGGCCGATGATAAAGCCTACAGTGTGATCAATTGGCTCGCGGGCTCTTTATCTTCAGCCGGGTGGGCTCAGTGGCATTCACTGTGGCCTGCTAGCCTTGTTGGCCTCATGTTGGCTGCTTATGTGGCTAAAAACCTTAATTTGTTGGCATTAGGGAATGATGTCGCGACCAGTCTCGGTCTCAATATTAGGCGAACGTGTTTAGTCACATGCCTTGCGGTGGTATTGCTGACCGCATCAAGTGTCGCAATCGCCGGTTCCATCGGGTTTGTCGGGATGCTTATCCCTCATATTGCAAGACGTGTCGTTGGCTATAATTTTCTGATGTTACTACCTGCTTGTGCTCTGCTCGGTGCTGGGCTTATCGTATGGGCTGACAGCTTTTCAAGAGCCATTGCGTTTCCGGCGGAAACACCAGTGGGCGTGCTCACCGCATTACTCGGAACTCCATTTTTCGTGATTTTAGCCATGAGGGGGAAATCATGA
- a CDS encoding transposase gives MTTARSQLICPEMTPYYHCVSRCVRRSFLCGNDTFTGQSYEHRREWVEQRMLFLASIYCIRICSYAIMSNHYHLVAFVDREAALALSDLEVVERWCSEHQTPAIIHRWLTSQIKSKAESHTCDQLIETWRHRLYSLSWFMKELNYDIAVQANKEDQCTGRFWEGRFKSQALLDEKALLSAMAYVDLNPIRAKMADSPEQSDHTSIKARLTSLKQNETNTPSLANFMGHEHQDKHQGIPFRLMDYIELVDWVGRQMREDKRGHIDNRMPAILERLSLPQQECLTLCTELEKKPRAWIGSTKELNNAKTKLGKKRMVGLLIS, from the coding sequence ATGACAACAGCCAGATCTCAACTTATTTGCCCTGAAATGACGCCTTACTACCACTGCGTCTCGCGTTGTGTACGCCGATCCTTTCTTTGTGGTAATGATACTTTCACGGGCCAATCTTACGAACACCGCCGAGAATGGGTTGAACAGCGTATGTTGTTCCTCGCCTCGATATACTGCATTCGTATTTGCTCTTACGCCATCATGAGCAATCATTACCACCTCGTGGCATTTGTTGATAGAGAAGCCGCTCTCGCCCTTTCTGATCTTGAAGTCGTGGAGCGTTGGTGCAGTGAACATCAAACACCTGCCATTATTCATCGATGGCTGACAAGCCAGATCAAGTCCAAAGCCGAATCACACACGTGTGATCAGCTGATTGAGACTTGGCGACACCGTTTGTATTCCTTAAGCTGGTTTATGAAAGAACTTAACTATGACATTGCCGTACAGGCTAACAAAGAAGACCAATGCACAGGTCGATTTTGGGAGGGGCGGTTTAAGTCTCAAGCCTTACTCGACGAGAAAGCGTTGCTTTCCGCCATGGCTTATGTCGATCTTAATCCTATAAGAGCAAAAATGGCAGATTCCCCAGAGCAATCTGATCATACCTCAATAAAAGCACGTTTAACCAGCTTAAAACAGAACGAAACCAACACACCATCACTCGCAAATTTTATGGGACATGAACACCAAGATAAACATCAGGGGATCCCATTTCGTTTAATGGATTATATTGAATTAGTTGATTGGGTCGGTAGGCAAATGAGAGAAGATAAGCGTGGGCATATTGATAACCGCATGCCCGCCATTCTTGAACGGTTGTCCCTGCCTCAACAAGAGTGTTTAACACTTTGCACTGAACTAGAAAAAAAGCCTAGAGCTTGGATTGGTTCCACCAAAGAACTCAATAATGCAAAAACTAAGCTGGGTAAGAAACGAATGGTGGGGCTACTGATTTCATAA
- the fecE gene encoding Fe(3+) dicitrate ABC transporter ATP-binding protein FecE, which yields MIEAKNLQVSYGDTVIIEELNLTLPKGKITALIGPNGCGKSTLLKALARINKPTQGEVRLNGTPLNRYHDKQLAQEMSLLPQVLVTPEGINVQRLVEYGRSPYLSHWGKLGKEDQAKVAQAMQETGTTELAKQSVESLSGGQRQRAWIAMILAQDTNIVMLDEPTTYLDLSHQTELMKIMRAMNEQGKTVIVVLHDLNQACRYCDHLVVLKQGQLVTQGAPEQVFTEALLEQVFSLKAKVIKDPIANTPMCIAY from the coding sequence ATGATCGAAGCGAAAAATCTGCAAGTATCGTATGGTGATACCGTAATCATTGAAGAGTTAAACCTAACGTTGCCCAAAGGAAAAATTACCGCATTAATTGGTCCCAACGGCTGCGGAAAATCCACTCTGCTGAAAGCGTTAGCCCGAATTAACAAGCCAACCCAAGGCGAGGTGCGGCTTAATGGCACGCCACTCAATCGCTATCACGATAAACAGTTAGCTCAGGAAATGTCACTGTTACCGCAGGTATTGGTGACGCCAGAAGGCATCAATGTGCAACGGTTAGTTGAGTATGGGCGCTCGCCATATTTGTCTCATTGGGGCAAGTTGGGCAAAGAAGACCAAGCGAAAGTGGCGCAAGCCATGCAGGAAACCGGTACAACCGAGCTTGCTAAGCAATCGGTTGAATCGCTCTCTGGCGGCCAACGACAGCGAGCGTGGATTGCGATGATATTAGCGCAAGATACCAATATCGTGATGCTGGATGAACCCACCACTTATTTAGATCTTTCTCATCAAACTGAGTTGATGAAAATCATGCGTGCGATGAACGAGCAAGGTAAAACCGTGATTGTGGTGTTACACGATCTCAATCAGGCATGCCGATATTGCGATCATTTGGTGGTATTAAAGCAAGGCCAGCTTGTAACACAAGGCGCGCCAGAGCAAGTCTTCACCGAAGCATTATTAGAACAGGTATTCTCACTCAAAGCCAAAGTAATCAAAGACCCGATCGCCAATACGCCGATGTGTATTGCCTATTAG
- a CDS encoding iron-containing redox enzyme family protein — protein MVAYTLIGSEQSTRGTISENLWDEVGHGDNYFTHVNLYKDVLSRQDIELPNNHYIDMYNEAGLAGHNAFMLGAVNRSQYYKLLGVMAMTEVLDPPQYMKLVKGCYRLGLLTDDVHYYNEHITIDIKHGDDWLYKVINNIVDKNPDSKSEFYQGSLLRLQTAERYYDYL, from the coding sequence TTGGTTGCATATACTCTTATTGGTTCAGAACAAAGTACTAGAGGTACCATTAGTGAAAATTTATGGGATGAAGTAGGACATGGGGATAACTATTTCACTCATGTTAACTTATACAAAGATGTGCTCAGTCGTCAAGATATAGAACTTCCTAATAATCACTATATAGATATGTACAACGAAGCTGGATTAGCTGGTCACAATGCTTTTATGCTAGGAGCCGTTAATCGCTCTCAATATTATAAACTATTGGGAGTTATGGCCATGACTGAGGTCTTAGACCCACCACAATATATGAAGTTGGTAAAAGGTTGTTATCGTCTAGGATTACTAACTGATGACGTTCATTATTACAATGAACATATAACAATAGATATTAAACATGGTGATGACTGGCTCTATAAGGTAATTAATAATATAGTAGATAAAAATCCGGATTCCAAATCAGAGTTCTATCAAGGTAGTTTGCTGAGACTCCAAACTGCGGAACGCTATTATGATTACTTATAA
- a CDS encoding TonB-dependent siderophore receptor has translation MKFIVNTITRSLVLVLGINSYAFADEPTQDNTNADDTVVIVGQQHSYLNPQVSTATKTDIDPLDTPNTVNVINHQFLQDIRATSLADAYGYTTGLTRSGVNADSFTLRGMPADLNTIQVNGLPGLASRFGSPTTANVEQVEILKGPASIMYGQIQPGGMINIITKKPQDEAAINYDISSRTYDTGVSGFGDDNGFTGTIDATGPINASKTWLYRMIISSEDTDSYRNDVDEHNYYLFPTFTYRPSALTELTFGLELQSEKRVADNGIVALNNNIHHVAPIDTHYQAAGDSDDDKGTAAFATFKTALVNDFDLTIQWRSVWHEDTRDLYETRDINDVTQQVSVRDRSQVNKREYHFVDARTTGSVWTGNIEHQLLLGTNIGFEKKDFLRETYATTQVDFINPQDPTERNENKYKQDHRITEYTNYSLYAQDTIYLNQDWTLMGGLRYSRQDVDFDYVSKSTTDTQSTDALVSQAGIVYKIVDGTSLYASYGESFNPNSVEKKDANDDAFDPEKGRQYEIGTKTNLLNDKTNLTVAYFDIKKTNVVDKNDAGDYELLGQIRSKGIETEMLAMPVDNWQIKLGYAYVDSEVADNPDAAIQGNRTPMSAYHDAYVWTRYNFPYEVAGGIIGTTLGANYESARYTSEDPADRVKLPSYVTVDLGVHYDINQYRASLNIGNLFDETYYVGGKDSHRLYTGDPRTLTLSFSGKF, from the coding sequence ATGAAATTTATTGTTAATACCATTACACGCAGCTTAGTCTTAGTACTGGGCATCAATAGTTACGCTTTCGCCGACGAGCCAACACAAGACAATACTAATGCTGATGACACCGTGGTTATTGTTGGTCAGCAACACTCTTATTTAAATCCACAAGTTAGCACCGCGACCAAAACGGATATTGATCCTCTTGATACACCCAATACGGTCAATGTTATCAATCACCAGTTTTTACAAGATATCCGTGCGACTTCTCTGGCCGATGCCTATGGCTATACAACAGGATTAACACGATCAGGCGTCAATGCCGATAGCTTTACCTTGCGTGGTATGCCTGCCGATCTCAATACCATTCAAGTGAATGGTCTACCCGGCTTAGCATCACGATTTGGTTCTCCAACCACTGCCAACGTTGAACAAGTAGAAATACTTAAAGGCCCGGCTTCTATTATGTATGGCCAAATACAGCCGGGTGGCATGATCAATATCATCACCAAAAAGCCTCAAGACGAAGCCGCAATTAACTATGATATCTCTAGCCGCACTTATGATACTGGGGTAAGCGGCTTTGGTGACGACAACGGTTTTACTGGCACTATTGATGCTACCGGCCCAATCAATGCCAGTAAAACTTGGTTATATCGTATGATCATCAGTAGCGAAGACACTGATTCTTATCGTAATGATGTCGACGAGCACAACTATTACCTCTTTCCAACGTTCACTTATCGCCCATCAGCATTGACAGAGCTGACCTTCGGTTTAGAGCTACAATCAGAAAAACGCGTCGCTGATAACGGCATTGTCGCATTAAATAATAATATTCATCACGTTGCGCCTATCGATACGCACTATCAAGCCGCTGGTGATTCTGATGACGACAAAGGCACCGCCGCTTTTGCAACCTTTAAAACGGCGTTAGTTAATGATTTTGATCTGACTATTCAGTGGCGCAGTGTATGGCACGAAGATACGCGTGATTTGTATGAAACGCGAGACATCAACGATGTCACGCAGCAAGTTAGCGTGCGCGACCGCTCCCAAGTCAATAAACGTGAGTATCACTTTGTCGATGCACGTACCACCGGTAGTGTATGGACGGGTAATATTGAGCATCAATTGTTATTGGGGACCAATATTGGCTTTGAGAAAAAAGACTTCTTACGTGAAACCTACGCCACCACACAAGTCGATTTTATCAACCCACAAGATCCGACAGAGCGTAACGAAAATAAATACAAACAAGATCACCGTATTACCGAATACACTAACTACAGTTTATACGCACAAGATACCATTTACCTCAATCAAGATTGGACGCTAATGGGCGGCTTACGCTATAGCCGTCAGGATGTCGATTTTGACTACGTCAGTAAATCTACTACGGACACTCAATCGACCGATGCCTTGGTGTCGCAAGCCGGCATTGTCTATAAAATTGTCGATGGTACCTCGCTCTACGCCAGCTATGGAGAGAGTTTCAATCCAAACAGCGTCGAGAAAAAAGACGCGAATGATGATGCGTTTGATCCAGAAAAAGGCCGCCAGTACGAAATCGGTACTAAGACCAATCTTCTTAATGACAAGACCAACCTAACCGTCGCATATTTCGATATTAAGAAAACCAATGTGGTTGATAAAAACGATGCTGGTGATTATGAATTACTTGGCCAAATTCGTAGCAAAGGAATAGAAACTGAAATGCTGGCGATGCCGGTCGATAATTGGCAGATCAAACTCGGTTATGCGTATGTCGATTCTGAAGTGGCGGATAATCCAGATGCAGCGATTCAAGGTAACCGTACGCCAATGAGTGCTTATCATGATGCCTATGTTTGGACTCGATATAACTTCCCATATGAAGTGGCTGGCGGGATCATTGGGACAACTCTTGGCGCAAACTATGAAAGTGCCCGTTACACCAGTGAAGACCCAGCAGATCGCGTTAAACTGCCATCCTACGTTACGGTCGATCTCGGTGTGCATTACGATATTAATCAATACCGAGCATCGCTCAACATCGGCAACCTTTTTGATGAAACGTATTACGTGGGCGGCAAAGATAGTCATCGCTTATATACCGGTGATCCGCGTACTCTCACACTCAGCTTTTCCGGTAAGTTTTAA
- a CDS encoding FecCD family ABC transporter permease: MNHQWKLITLSLCVLVIGISGLITGATQLSVAQITHTLLNGGEFDFIINQYRLPRIVLAVGVGAGLGLSGMLVQGVIRNPLASPDLMGISSGAGLAATLLLVFYPDAPLYYLPLCALFGGLVAATVILLIGYKLQPTPARLALIGLSISAFLASGIDFLMIVHPVEINSAMVWLTGSLWGRNWTQVPYIWATLAIILPLALWLAWRLDVMGLGEETAMSLGVNPKRLQAMALISAVLLASISVSVCGTISFVGLLAPHLARMMFGHNHKLLAPSAALLGALMVLLADTLARGIHPPVELPAGVLTSLIGAPYFIFLLQRYKGWS; the protein is encoded by the coding sequence ATGAACCACCAATGGAAACTTATCACACTGAGTCTATGTGTCTTGGTCATCGGGATTAGCGGGTTAATCACCGGAGCGACTCAGTTATCGGTTGCACAAATCACTCATACGTTATTAAACGGTGGGGAGTTTGATTTCATTATTAATCAATACCGATTACCACGAATCGTATTAGCCGTTGGCGTTGGGGCGGGCTTAGGTTTATCAGGCATGTTGGTACAAGGAGTGATCCGTAACCCTCTAGCCTCTCCAGACTTAATGGGTATCAGCTCTGGGGCCGGGTTGGCAGCAACGCTGCTATTGGTATTTTATCCTGATGCACCTTTGTATTACCTGCCACTCTGCGCGTTATTCGGCGGATTAGTCGCGGCCACAGTCATATTACTGATTGGCTATAAATTGCAGCCGACACCAGCCCGATTGGCGTTGATTGGCCTGTCTATTAGTGCGTTTTTAGCCAGTGGCATCGATTTCTTAATGATTGTGCATCCGGTCGAGATTAACAGTGCGATGGTGTGGTTAACCGGCAGCTTATGGGGACGAAACTGGACCCAAGTACCGTATATTTGGGCGACATTAGCCATTATATTGCCATTGGCATTATGGCTGGCGTGGCGATTGGATGTGATGGGCTTAGGGGAGGAGACCGCTATGTCACTAGGGGTTAACCCTAAACGCCTACAAGCGATGGCATTGATCAGTGCCGTCTTACTCGCCAGTATTAGTGTGTCGGTATGCGGTACGATTAGTTTTGTCGGTTTGCTGGCCCCACATCTGGCTAGAATGATGTTTGGTCACAATCATAAATTATTAGCACCAAGTGCGGCATTACTCGGCGCACTGATGGTGTTGCTTGCCGACACACTGGCGCGCGGCATTCATCCGCCCGTAGAATTGCCCGCTGGAGTACTGACGTCATTGATCGGTGCACCGTATTTTATTTTTCTTTTACAGCGTTATAAAGGTTGGTCATGA